The Plodia interpunctella isolate USDA-ARS_2022_Savannah chromosome 22, ilPloInte3.2, whole genome shotgun sequence genome includes the window taaaccAATTAATACGTATATCCTTGGATGACGTTcgagcatttattttttaatgccGACCCAGTCAGTGCCCTCGCTTCAACGCAGAATatgaagatgagagagagagagaatccGTTATATTCAAAGACTAATAAAACTACACGACGAGTGTAAATGAGATTCCAATCGAAAGATTACCACACAACTTATCCGGCTAATCTCATACAAGTGGCAAATTGTGAAGCTTCGTTTCTACTCatttctaatttcaaaatggaCTATGTTATAGCATGCATACATATGAATGGATATGGCGGCGtctatagctttctctgtctaatgtctaattttttttttcataaaagcaATTAAGACTCGAAAAGATAAAGACtgcaaaaagtaaaatatattgacgTTTGTCTTagcattttaattgaataataatataagtaggtacttactcaAGCATAGTCATGaatgacattatttaaaaaaaaaaaaacaaagagaattattaatatttatttctgagacaccaatttttcaaatgtttcaCAAACCACACGTGTTTTTAGACAAAATCTATATTGACACATTTACCGTTGAGTCTCACCTCTCCCGCCGGACAGCGCCTCACTTGGGCGAACCTGTCTGCTCTCTTGCCCACTATGAAGTACCCTGTGAGGGGCACCAATCTCTTTTCTATCATCGGGTTTGTTATAAAAGGGTGTGACCTAGAATTTAGCTCCTTCCGACAGTATGTGTAGCCGAAGACAGCTGTCAAAGTTACCAAAAATATTACCGATCTCAAcgtcattttttttgtttttgtttagcaatattaaaaaaaaaaaaaactgaaaactaCAGCAAAAACAGATTTGAAGTCTAGAAGTCAATCTGTTGAAgtcaatatgtttatattaactaATCGACTTGGATACAAAAgcaatttgatttaaatttaaataagtaatgtgaacattataatgaaacaatcaaaatatattacaagaaGTGTACAATTTGCTAAGCTTGGATTAGTACAGTACACAGCACAACAGTACAGGATTTATTGACCGTGTTACCATCACATAGAGTTCATGGCGGTTAGTGTGACGTTCCTGACATATTGCTCACTGTACATACAGGCCATGCGACTGTGATTGTAAATGTTAatgtaaatgaatttattatttatatgcttagaaatgttattttaaaatttactatgatttttgactaaatagttttattagattttatttattaaacaaagtttttaaatctgttacggatttttaatattatggtaTTTAATTTGTGTCATTTGCTTGCTTactaacatataatatttaatggccTATATTTTTCCTGCAAAAACCATTGATGTATCTGCCTGAGCATTCCAAAGGAAAACTTTCGTTCGACAATTTATCGCCAACATAgaaaattaagttaatatcGAAActacttcaaaaaattaaatgctcTTTAATAAACCgcagtattattttttaaaacattaaaattaaagaaaaatctattttgaaatatcgTAGGTAGGGATTACCTAGTCAAGAGAtctctatataaatattagcttCACTTTGATTTCCATTGTGTGTTTGTTCCGGGTATTCTCATAAATTTAACTTGTATCTATGTATAATCTTAGTAAATTATGCGTATGTTTGTCAGGAACTGAAAATTGTGTCAAGGTGATATCATGTTCTTTTACGGTATGAATAAATAAcgattgttattattattctattacatTAAACTGTTATTATATTCCCCATTATATGAATTGAAGGTTGAGTTTCGAAAAAATAAGTAGCGTATATTTCGTTAACATGTACGGGGTTCGTTAACTGCATGCACACGCGAACTACACGCGGACAAACACAATTTcgcattgataatattaatcgtagtatggaagtatggaagtatggattaaACTAGCGAGAGTTTTCGTGagttttccacgggaacagtacaattttaacaggaaattaaatgtcatgtttttctttgtttaattatatgggtcaagaagattggttgagtaccTAGAAAAGTAagtagtaacaaacaaatgtataaaagcttacttttgtatgtaatatgaCTGGGGTAATTGAGACTGGGATAATTGAGACTGGGATAAAATGGGATTAATAGGATCGGGATATAGTATAAACATGGTTATCTAGATTAGACTAGAGACATTCTAGAAGCAACTGATATGAATTTTCGGATTACTACCGCCATCTAACAACAGAAGCAGCATACACACATTTTTACTGTAAGCAAGTGATGGTATGTGAAAAGTACTATACGTGATTCAGATTGATACAAATACATGACACGAATAGgatttaaaaactactggatcaCCAGGGCTATACATATATCTTGTACGCACACacatcaaaaatacaaacaaaaccacattaatatacatataagtctGTGAACAAAACTTTATACTACAGAAATAAGtaggttataaaaatatatacttaatacacACACACTTATATATTACACACTTCTTCCTTATTTGTATCCTTAAAACTAAgccatacatatatattaagataatttggaaattgtaagaaatgacatcaaatcaaaagtatttatttcaataatagtACATTACACAGGTTATAAATACCTGACAATTgtgtaaatgaataaaaatatgattgtcTTGAGAAACATCAGTCTTTATCTACTTCAACACAGAAATCATGGCCCTTCAACCTTATTTGTCCGGTAGGACACACGGCACCATCAAACACAGCCTGGGTTGCTATTCTGCCCTCGGGCACATTTGTCACATTTTGACCTGCATTCTCCGACGCTGCCATTTCGAAGTCACCAGTTATATTTTTGGGTAACGTTTTTGACCCAGCAGCCAGTGTTAGGTAAAGcgataaaaatttcaaaaacattttttttttctatttgaaatattttgttttgttttttttttttgcaacttTGCACTAGTTTAAGTTTTCTTGATAGCTGAGCAACTGTTTATATATGAAGCTGATGATCGTTTTTATAGTTAATAACGGTTACGTTATCACCGCTGTGTATACTTATTAACTGTTATTAACgaaagaattataaaaatcgtTAAATAACTTTCGACATACAGCGAATATACGTTTCTTATTACACTATATGTAACCCCATCCCCCAAGCTAAAATATCTTAtatctttctttttattagactttatttatattatgtaaatgttcACTACTTGCAACTAATCTTGTATCTTGTACTATTTGTATtgttgtagaaaataaaatgtatacttacaTCCATATGGCGTCAATTCGATTTGTGTGTCATCATAAGTTgaatatagaattttgaatataaaatcacTGTTGCTTTTTCGGTTAATCGTAAATAACGACAACCGTTCTCGCTCGTTGGACAAACCtactatagaaaaataaattgcacgTAAATACTATCCCACTATGAGATCATTAGGTATAATTGAGCATTGTCTTCGTCTTGACTACAATGCAAAGGAAAATATAAGTAGCGATACGTCCACAGAAACTGGAATTACCTAATAATTAGAAGTGTCATCTACTAACATtactaatattctaatattacTCACCAAGTatgtaactaattataaaaaactatttaaaaataattggttACTTATTAGGTATTGATTTTGAACAGTCGATGACAGAGATATTGGAGAAAAAGTCTCTTGACATTTCctcctatttataaaaaacgtgttgcactccgggagcgCCGGCAGGAGTGAAAACTTGATACTAACGTTGTGCACtgttgacgtcttacgaattttcgatcagggtcacgtgtcctgacgcgagttaaacattttttacccatcacaaaaagtgcacaacgccgctaaagaagttttcacttcaaaaaagaCAGCATGAAAGATTATGTATGTTTCGTCtagttctgtcaatgtcaaagtgacaaaaaatactttagctCGAAGaatgctttatattttttatgaataaaagggTTTTTCCCTTATTCGCATAACATGAGATTCTCAAAAAAGCAGATTATCAATATAGCCAAAGTACTTCATTTCtgtgtgtgtatttgtatttttgattaatgACTATAAGTTTATAGGTATTGTACGCGTCGTAAGGTTTACTTTCGTCTGCTTAGTTCCGGGGTTgggaattattaaaatacacgTCTTTCCTTGCCACTGTTTATTGCGAACTGACTTTGATTTCTACAAACATGCAGTTATAAGGCTCGCCCGTATCTAtgcataggtacttatacaTACATTGACAATATTGTGCTTGAATAGCGGAAATAGGCGCAACATGCCGCCCCCCTAAAAACgaagtttttaattacagtTCCGAATGACAAGCCTTATTCTTATATCTCATCTATACATAACATGAAATTATCTTAACTTGcttaatataaactaaaatcaTACAGAAATAcgagtaaaataaaaccacaaaTTGTATGCATTAAATTTCCAACAAAAATCTCACTCGCATCGttaactaacatttttttattaaactaccatcaatatgaaataatacatCAACCATTTCATAGGAAACTAAAGGCCTATGCAAAACTACTTATAGAAAAAATGTGCCTCGAACAAGTAAACAACATTAAGGAGCTATCACACTTACACAATAccagattttttcaaatacaagTCTGAGTTCTTAGAAATTTAACcttttgaacaaaattaaatgttttacagTATGACACTTCCACTTTGACACTCTGCACTCTTTGACActtaaccttttttttattcatttataggAAGTTCACATATTTTTGACACTGAACGTTTGATTATTTTACCGCCCGTTCTAATACTATATACGCGACATATATTGTCTTCTCCTGGATGTTTATCCGTGATACGACCCAGTACCCATTTACAAGGTGGaagattttcttcttttagCACAACGATGTCGCCAACTTGAAATTCCTTGTTTTGCTTAAACCACTTGGGCCTTTGTTGCAACCGTGACAAATACTCAGTCTGCCATTTACGCCAAAAGTTTTGCACCAATCTTTGTGAGTGTTGCCATCTCGATAAACGATTCCAATTGACATCCTTCAAATCTGGGTCAGGCACGTTCATGGGAGCTTCTCCTACGAGGAAATGTCCAGGGGTAAGTACATCCAAATTTTCTGCATCTGAGTCGTCGATGGGACATAATGGCCTAGAATTTAGGCATGCTTCAATTTGACATAGGGTGGTAGTCATTTCTTCAAAGGTTAAGTTCATGTTCAAGATTCTTCTTAAATGGTGTTTTATAGACTTCACCCCCGCCTCCCATAACCCGCCAAAATTTGGACTTAATGGAGGGTTGTAATGCCACTTTGTTCCATCGTCCGCTAATAAAGTTATAAGATTCTCTGGCATCTCAAGCTTGCTCTCGTTCCACATCTCTTGCAGCCGTTTGCCCGCGCCAACGAAATTTGTACCCCTATCACTCCAGATATGTCCACATCTACCTCTTCTCGCCACAAAACGTTTAAAGGCCCCTAAAAAGGAGTCTGTAGTTAAATCTCCGACCAGTTCGAGATGAACTGCCTTCGTTGACATACATATGAAAATGCAGATGTAGCCTTTTTCACATCTACTGCCTCTGCCTTTGGAACGTAATATTTGAAGAGGTCCAGCGAAATCTACACCGGAGTTATAAAAAGGACGTGCAGGCGACACTCTTTGTTTAGGTAAATCTCCCATCATTTGGCCACGAATTGTGGCTCTTTGTTTTGCACATATAAAACACTTCTGGATAGTCGTTGATACCAAAGTCTTAAGTCGGGTGATCCAGAAACGCGATCTTATGTAATTCATGGTAAGTTGTATTCCTCCGTGTAATGTTCTTTTATGAGCATCTAACACTATTAGTTTAGCTAAAGGGTTCGCTCTACTCATTATCATCGGATGTTTTCTGTTTTCAGGTATATCAGCATGTCGTAATCTACCTCCTACTCTTAGGATATTCCTGTCATCAAGGAAAgggtttaaatttttaatcttaCTTCTTCTTTCTATAGCTTTCCCTTGcttcaaataattaatctcGTTTCTGAACTCTTTATCTTGTACTATTCTAACACAATCTTCTAAACTTGTGCTTAATTCTTCCGGTGTAATAATATTGCTTTGTGactcattttcatattttttaaatctcagaAATCTTTTGCAATAGTTAATGGACTTGATCAGTTCCGTCAAATCTTCAAACTCTTCGAATTGGGTAAGTATTGtcttttcttcattttcttgTTCAATAATTTTCGTGTTTACATTAAtctgttttttcttttccaggTCTACATCTCCATCTTCAACTTGACGCATATctatttcttctttctttaaCCACACTGGTCCTTCCCACCAAAGCTCATTCTCCTCTAATTCTGTCAAAACCATTCCTCTTGAGGCTAGGTCTGCAGGGTTATCTTGGGATTGGACGTGAAACCATTTAGTTCCAATATTATCCAAAATAGTCACCACTCGATTTCTTACAAAAGTTTGCCATCTTCCGGGATCTCCGCGCAGCCAGGACAAGACAATCGTGGAGTCTGTCCAAGCGTAGATACGTCCGATAGGTATGCGCATGGCTTCACTAATATGTTTTAGAAGCTTGGATAGCAAGACAGCTCCGCACAATTCCAACCTGGGGAGTGAGAGCGGTTTGAGAGGAGCAACACGAGTTCTTGCGGCTATTAATTCTGTTTGGATTTGCCCTTCTTCAGTCTTTACTCTAAGATATGCCACGGCCCCATAAGCTTTCATGGAGGCATCGCAGAAGCCATGTACCGATACGTCAGGTAAGTTTTCATTTGTTGTGTGTATCCATCTTTTTATCTCAATTCTTTGTAAATTTTCTAAGCTGTGTCTAATTTCTAACCATTTTCCTTGTATTTCAGGTGACAAAGCTTCATCCCAGGTAACACGTTCCAACCATAATCTTTGCAGCAGTAATTTTGCAGGAAGCAACGCAGGTGCCAACCAGCCAAGAGGATCGAAGATGTAATGTATTTCGGCGAGTATGCTCCGTTTAGTGGTTCTTTCAGATTGTGGAGGTAAGTTGCTATTATATTTCAGCTTGTCCTCATGGAGATTCCAGGACAGACCTAGAGCACGGACGATCCCGCCATGTAAATCAACTGTCACCTTTGTACTTATATCTTTAGGATTGAACTCTTTCAACACATCCATGCTGTTGGACGACCACTTTTGCAGTATAAAGCCTCCCTTTCtaagtatatttgaaatatcacGGGCCACTTCTATTGCCTTTTCGACAGAATCTTGTCCGGACATCAAGTCGTCCATCCAAAAATCCGACTTGATAGCTTTAGCTGCTTCTGGGTATGCGTCGCCTTCATCTTTGGCTATTTGCTGAAGCGTTCTAACTGCTAGGTAAGGGGCAGATGCAGTTCCAAAGGTTACCGTAAGTAGTCGATAGGCTTTAACTGGAGATTTTACATCGCTTCGCCATAATATTCTTTGGTATTCAGCATCTTCTGGCGTAACAAGCACTTGGCGATACATCTTCTGTACATCTGCAATGTATGCAACCTTTTTCATTCGAAATCTCATAACTAACGATCTCATGTCTTCTTGAAGTTGAGGTCCAACCATCAAATCATCATTTAAAGTGACTGCGTTGGAGTCTTGCGATGACGCATTGAAAACAATTCTTACTTTTGTTGTCTCACTGGAGTCTTTAATTACAGCGTGATGAGGCAGGTAAACTGAAGGCTTCTCTATTTCATCCTCAGGTACTTCTTCCATATGCTTTAACGTGATATATTCTTCGATAACTTCGTTGTATGCCTTTCTTTGTTCACCATTCTTCTCTAAGCGCCTTTCCATTTGCTGTAGTCTCTTTCTTGctatttcttttgtatttcCATTTATTGTTCTTGGAGGTTCTGTCTTCAAGGGTAACTTTACTACATATCTTCCATCGTTGTTTCTTTGATAAGTCTCTTCATATATTTTCTCACATAATGCTTCTTCTTTAGTTAGTTTCTTACTATCATTGCTATCTATTTCCCAcaacttatataatatctcGTCTTCGTCTATTTGATGGTGCATAACTGTCATTGCTTCTTCTGAAGTGTAGCTGCGAATTTGTCCGAAGAGAATCCACCCGAGACTTGTTTCTTGAGCACAGGGGGTGCCTGGAGGTCCCttgataaaattgtttcttaAGATTTGAGCATACACTCCTACGCCTAACAGTAAATCTATCCTCCCTGGTTGGTTGAAACTTGGATCTGCCAGAGTGAGGTTAGCTAAATGAGGCCAGGCGTGTGATTGGTATCCGAACGATTTGTTTGGTAGCTTCGAAGTCAAGCGTGTAGGCAAGACATATGCCTTCACGGGAAGTAGGAATTTGTCATCGTATCTTGACAGAAGTTGAAATTGTACCTCATGTTGAACTTCTGCTTGGGTGGTTCCTACCCCAGTTATAGTTCCTCGCGCTGTTGTCTTCTTTAATCTAAGTAGTTGTGTCGCCCTTTCCGAAATAAAACTTGCTTGGGATCCTTGATCTATTAAGGCGCGCAACGTGATCGTTCGGCTTCCACCATCTCTTACAGGTATCAATGCTGTCGCTAGTAATGTTGTGGACTTTATCTTTGTCATATGTGAagatattatagttttcacttcaatggGTTCGCTTTCTTCTATTACAGGATTCTGCTGAGGAACTTGATGGAGTAGCGTGTGGTGGCGTCTTCTACATTCTTTACATAACACCCTTAATCGACATCTCCTAGCAGAATGGCCCGGAACCAAACAGTTGAAACATAAGTTCTTTTCTTTTGCTATCTTGCTTCTATCTTCAGTGCTGAGTGAAGTAAATTCTTTGCAATGGCAAAGCTTATGGTCTTCGTTACATACTACACAGGTTTTAGCTGGTGCAGGTGCGGATACATGGAATGCTTTTTCTTTTACAGGTTTACTCTCTTTTATTGCAGGCGCTAATGATGATGTAATCAACTCCAAGGTACGAAATTTAGCTTCTAAGAAGTTCTTTAACTCTTGCCAGGTAGGTAGCCTTTCAGAATCTGGTTTGTAGATATGATCTTCCCAAAGTTTACGTGTTTCTAGATCTAGTTTCTGTGTAACCATGTAGATGATAATCGGATCCCACGATTCTGTAGATACTTGCAGGTTGCCAAGACTATTGAGACATTCAGCAGTTGTGTCTACCAAGTTTTTAATCTGGGCTGCCATCGGAGTGGTAagtttctttaaattaaataatcttttcAAAAGAGAGTTGATAATAAGGCGTTTGTTTCCATACCGTTGTTTCAGAATTTCCCATGCCTGTTCATAGTTGTTTTCGGTAACGGTTATGTGTTTCAGCAGTGCTTCGGCTTCTCCAGCTATGCTCGTCTTTAAATAGTGCAGCTTTTGAACTTTTGTTAAAGCGGTGTTTTGATGTATCAGCGATGTGAACAAATCATTGAAGGTTGGCCATTCTTCATATTGACCAGCAAAAGTCGGAAGTTTAATCCAGGGAAGCTTTACTTGTGGGACTGTAGCTTGATCAGATAAGTGGGTTTCCTTCGATTGTATAAACGTCATCATTGTATCTTTCAAGTCACCAAtagtacataggtataatTCTTCCATTAAGTAATATTGTTCTTTGGAAAAATATGGAATACTTTCACGATTTTCCTTCGGTACAGCTTTAATTAGTGCTTGATGATATGATTTGAACGATTGCCAGTCTTCTTCAATGGATTTTAGTCGCGCTTCAATGTATCCCTTAGTCCGACGCTGTTGGGGGCATTTCTTCATATTTATCTGTGCTTTCTTTATCACATTAGCCTTTTCTTCTAATAAACTTAACAATTCTTCACTTGAAAGACTCAtcttgaaaaattaataaagttgtcacttaacttcaaaataattgttacaaTGTGTTAGctcctttataatatttcttaatgAGGAATGCCGTCCGTCTTTGTTCGCTTATCTTGGGTCGTCGCAGGTAAATCTTCTGGAGTCCGGCTCGATGTCGACCAAATGTACGCGTCGTAAGGTTTACTTTCGTCTGCTTAGTTCCGGGGTTgggaattattaaaatacacgTCTTTCCTTGCCACTGTTTATTGCGAACTGACTTTGATTTCTACAAACATGCAGTTATAAGGCTCGCCCGTATCTAtgcataggtacttatacaTACATTGACAATATTGTGCTTGAATAGCGGAAATAGGCGCAACAGGTATTTTAAgtcaataaagtaaataattcattaatttttatttcacctgTCACGTCAGCGTAATGGTAGATGGAGTAAACCTCTAACTGAGTGGACAGGACAAGGCAAGGACAGGGGAAACCTGCAATGAGATGGACAACAACCGTGCGAAGAGGAGAAATAGTAGGAAAATAGTACCAGTGTACTACTTTCAGTGACTCCGACAAGTAGTGGTGGAGGAAACTGTGGTAACGCTcaggagagagagagagaaagagagagaagatAATGCATTCTGCAGCACGTTGCACGACATCATCAATTTGAAAGTTAGCAGCAGTCTGCTGTAGTGtacttttaagtaatttttttacatcaataagtgatatGTATATTCccaattgaataaagaattttaaatttgaaaatgccGATTATTTCAATTCACTGTATTTTTAGAAAAGCAAATCCTAGGGCAGTCCGGCTCCATCCAAGCGCATCAAGATTCCACTCGGCTGGTCTTCGTATTCCATTTTCCACACATGTGGCCGACTGGCATCGATATCCGATCGACCAAGCGTTTATACAAGACCAGTTAGTAATGGCCGTCTCTCCCGTTTGGGGTGGACAGGACCTTGGACTTATccgatttattaaaaatgttttttttttacaagcttttgtttattatctgtccgtctgtctgtaatcaaagaGAAATCTTTCACTTGTCCTTTACCGGCTTAACACTATCGGCGAACTCTCGATGCCAACGCGAATggtttaattttgattgaaCATTGCTTACCTATAGTTATAGTATGAGTGCAGCAAAGTTTGCCGAACTGTTCAGCGGTAGTAATAGCCGGGTctatatacattttccacatcacttcagtttctatgacaatatattataatgataagcATGAACAACCAAGGATCGGTCCCGACGAGGGCACTCCTCAACTGGTTATTGAAACTACACAATTGTGACAAGGTTACAAGGTTTAAAATTGACGTCGTTGCCACCATCGAATGAATCAAacctttcaaattcaaattcaaattcaaatcatttattcagaaattagaccttcacaggcactttttctcgtcaatctttaaatttatagttatttctcacaagctagaaactactggcatttcggaacgaccactgctgagaagaaatgccgaaagaaactcatttgaacagtgttggtccctatcatgccagatcggcttaccattattgtttcttacaaaaaattttttttttcttttctttctaataatatataaaagtacataatgtacatagtcaaaagatTTCTATGTGGAAGAGATGAATAGCCCTGCTGTGATGGCTAAGGTAATCGCTCTAATAAATATGAGTCTATATTTAGGCTGAGACACGCACAGATTTGGTGGTCCAAATCTGTGCTGTGCAGAGCGGCCGGCCGTAACGTAGCTAGGTTTCGAACAGCAATTCTATTGGTTTAATATTTGGCAGTCGTACCATACTTGAATGGCTTCACAAGAACTCTATCAAGTCAGATGAAGTACATTAATTAGGCACTAGGTGAACGGATGAGCCATTGATTTCGGGGATATTTTCGggtatttgtctgcggttgtACAGGTGATTAATGTGTTTTCTCTTTGTCCCCGCAGATGTGGGGGCACGCGGAGTGACCACGGACGGGCTGCTCAGCGCCCTGGCCCGCCTGCGCCGCGCCCCGCCCCCCATCCCACACCCCTCGGCTCATTCGCCACGCtctgtaagtatttatttttatactatcaaTCAGGCATGCGCGG containing:
- the LOC128679812 gene encoding uncharacterized protein LOC128679812; the protein is MSLSSEELLSLLEEKANVIKKAQINMKKCPQQRRTKGYIEARLKSIEEDWQSFKSYHQALIKAVPKENRESIPYFSKEQYYLMEELYLCTIGDLKDTMMTFIQSKETHLSDQATVPQVKLPWIKLPTFAGQYEEWPTFNDLFTSLIHQNTALTKVQKLHYLKTSIAGEAEALLKHITVTENNYEQAWEILKQRYGNKRLIINSLLKRLFNLKKLTTPMAAQIKNLVDTTAECLNSLGNLQVSTESWDPIIIYMVTQKLDLETRKLWEDHIYKPDSERLPTWQELKNFLEAKFRTLELITSSLAPAIKESKPVKEKAFHVSAPAPAKTCVVCNEDHKLCHCKEFTSLSTEDRSKIAKEKNLCFNCLVPGHSARRCRLRVLCKECRRRHHTLLHQVPQQNPVIEESEPIEVKTIISSHMTKIKSTTLLATALIPVRDGGSRTITLRALIDQGSQASFISERATQLLRLKKTTARGTITGVGTTQAEVQHEVQFQLLSRYDDKFLLPVKAYVLPTRLTSKLPNKSFGYQSHAWPHLANLTLADPSFNQPGRIDLLLGVGVYAQILRNNFIKGPPGTPCAQETSLGWILFGQIRSYTSEEAMTVMHHQIDEDEILYKLWEIDSNDSKKLTKEEALCEKIYEETYQRNNDGRYVVKLPLKTEPPRTINGNTKEIARKRLQQMERRLEKNGEQRKAYNEVIEEYITLKHMEEVPEDEIEKPSVYLPHHAVIKDSSETTKVRIVFNASSQDSNAVTLNDDLMVGPQLQEDMRSLVMRFRMKKVAYIADVQKMYRQVLVTPEDAEYQRILWRSDVKSPVKAYRLLTVTFGTASAPYLAVRTLQQIAKDEGDAYPEAAKAIKSDFWMDDLMSGQDSVEKAIEVARDISNILRKGGFILQKWSSNSMDVLKEFNPKDISTKVTVDLHGGIVRALGLSWNLHEDKLKYNSNLPPQSERTTKRSILAEIHYIFDPLGWLAPALLPAKLLLQRLWLERVTWDEALSPEIQGKWLEIRHSLENLQRIEIKRWIHTTNENLPDVSVHGFCDASMKAYGAVAYLRVKTEEGQIQTELIAARTRVAPLKPLSLPRLELCGAVLLSKLLKHISEAMRIPIGRIYAWTDSTIVLSWLRGDPGRWQTFVRNRVVTILDNIGTKWFHVQSQDNPADLASRGMVLTELEENELWWEGPVWLKKEEIDMRQVEDGDVDLEKKKQINVNTKIIEQENEEKTILTQFEEFEDLTELIKSINYCKRFLRFKKYENESQSNIITPEELSTSLEDCVRIVQDKEFRNEINYLKQGKAIERRSKIKNLNPFLDDRNILRVGGRLRHADIPENRKHPMIMSRANPLAKLIVLDAHKRTLHGGIQLTMNYIRSRFWITRLKTLVSTTIQKCFICAKQRATIRGQMMGDLPKQRVSPARPFYNSGVDFAGPLQILRSKGRGSRCEKGYICIFICMSTKAVHLELVGDLTTDSFLGAFKRFVARRGRCGHIWSDRGTNFVGAGKRLQEMWNESKLEMPENLITLLADDGTKWHYNPPLSPNFGGLWEAGVKSIKHHLRRILNMNLTFEEMTTTLCQIEACLNSRPLCPIDDSDAENLDVLTPGHFLVGEAPMNVPDPDLKDVNWNRLSRWQHSQRLVQNFWRKWQTEYLSRLQQRPKWFKQNKEFQVGDIVVLKEENLPPCKWVLGRITDKHPGEDNICRVYSIRTGGKIIKRSVSKICELPINE